One genomic segment of Hordeum vulgare subsp. vulgare chromosome 2H, MorexV3_pseudomolecules_assembly, whole genome shotgun sequence includes these proteins:
- the LOC123430709 gene encoding uncharacterized protein LOC123430709, with product MKIEKANAGHLTNFEVLDFLRTRGAKIDPMGCLGAVAASECKVYEYLLKTPACNQTRESVTEFANRCEGFKLTDADKQNIINWRPASAADVYAMVEECGKRFCKDERGMPQDEEDRANELVALVDEVFPAPPANPEDEVDVDMKDV from the exons ATGAAGAT AGAGAAAGCAAATGCAGGACATCTCACCAACTTCGAAGTTCTCGACTTCTTACGGACTAGAGGTGCAAAAATTGATCCCATGGGATGTTTGGGGGCTGTTGCTGCATCAGAGTGTAAG GTATATGAGTACCTCCTAAAAACTCCTGCTTGCAACCAGACAAGGGAATCAGTTACTGAATTTGCAAACAGATGTGAGGGCTTCAAGCTTACTGACGCTGACAAGCAAAACATTATCAATTGGAGGCCAGCCTCAGCAGCTGATGTTTATGCG ATGGTAGAGGAGTGTGGGAAAAGATTTTGCAAGGATGAGCGAGGAATGCCGCAGGATGAAGAGGACCGTGCCAATGAGCTTGTGGCTCTTGTAGACGAGGTTTTCCCAGCACCACCTGCTAACCCAGAGGATGAAGTAGATGTGGATATGAAGGACGTCTGA
- the LOC123427600 gene encoding heavy metal-associated isoprenylated plant protein 35-like, whose translation MAKEEELKRVDLKVNVSCCDGCRRKVMKAMNLKGVLRTEIHPSLDRVTVVGNVDTKVLVKKLAKVGKIAEVVEAAVPEQQKKREGDGGKDRDGGDRPVMALAPAGEKSKRKDDEKDNVGDKLAAASSKKECTKCARQHQQSARGGGDADDHGKKAKGAAGDADDHVKKAKGAAGEEGSASKQEDDCFAAEAKQSSPDHEAAAQHHYYRAEPPSMAVPMQYMPTMPYYAAANVTAPPYYNGGGYYAMPPPPPAPMPWRPPHQQQQHQLVRPQPSRFDVDYFNEDNAVGCHIM comes from the exons ATGGCTAAGGAAGAAGAGCTCAAG AGAGTTGATTTGAAGGTGAACGTGAGCTGCTGCGACGGCTGcaggaggaaggtgatgaaggccATGAACCTCAAGGGCGTGCTGAGGACGGAGATCCACCCGTCGCTGGACCGGGTCACCGTCGTCGGCAACGTCGACACCAAGGTGCTCGTCAAGAAGCTCGCCAAGGTCGGCAAGATCgccgaggtggtggaggcggcggtgCCCGAGCAGCAGAAGAAGCGCGAGGGCGATGGCGGGAAGGACCGGGATGGCGGTGATCGGCCTGTGATGGCGCTGGCTCCGGCGGGCGAGAAGAGCAAGCGCAAGGACGACGAAAAGGACAACGTCGGCGACAAGCTGGCGGCGGCGTCGTCCAAGAAAGAATGCACCAAGTGCGCGCGCCAGCACCAGCAGTCCGCGCGCGGCGGCGGTGACGCCGATGATCACGGCAAGAAGGCCAAGGGCGCCGCCGGGGACGCCGATGATCACGTGAAGAAGGCCAAGGGCGCCGCCGGTGAGGAGGGGAGCGCTTCCAAACAAGAAGACGACTGCTTCGCCGCCGAGGCCAAGCAATCCTCTCCCGACCACGAGGCGGCGGCGCAGCACCACTACTACCGCGCGGAGCCGCCCAGCATGGCCGTGCCCATGCAGTACATGCCGACGATGCCGTACTACGCGGCGGCGAACGTGACGGCGCCGCCCTACTACAACGGCGGCGGGTACTACGCgatgccgcctccgccgccggcgCCGATGCCGTGGCGGCCTccccatcagcagcagcagcatcagcTGGTCCGGCCGCAGCCGTCCCGCTTCGACGTGGACTACTTCAACGAGGACAACGCCGTCGGCTGCCACATCATGTGA